In Cupriavidus basilensis, one genomic interval encodes:
- the kdpF gene encoding K(+)-transporting ATPase subunit F, with product MDWADLLGGVLAVAVFIYLLIALFRPEKF from the coding sequence ATGGATTGGGCTGACCTGCTGGGCGGCGTGCTCGCCGTTGCTGTCTTTATCTACCTCCTGATCGCCCTGTTCCGGCCGGAGAAATTCTGA
- the kdpA gene encoding potassium-transporting ATPase subunit KdpA: MSTEFLGLLVLYLAILLALAPFVGRYIRRAMEDDRYLATAWGRPLERVLYRVAGVRANAEMGWKQYAIAVIAFNMLGVVAVYVLQRVQVWLPLNPQGFGAVAPDSAFNTAVSFVSNTNWQGYAGESTMSYLTQMLALTVQNFFSAATGIAVVFALIRGFARQSAATIGNFWVDMTRCTLYVLVPIAAAIALALVSQGVIQNFDSYKEVSLVTPVEYSQPKVDAAGQPVLDAKGAPVMEAMKTDKQTLAMGPVASQEAIKMLGTNGGGFFNANSAHPYENPTELANLIQMLAIFLIPAALCFTFGEMVKDRRQGVAILASMAVIFIVMACVAALSEQQANAALAGLPIDHAASALQAGGNMEGKETRFGIAATALFATITTAASCGAVNAMHDSFTAIGGLVPMLLMQLGEVVFGGVGSGLYGMLVYAVLAVFIAGLMIGRTPEYLGKKIETYEMKMTAVAILVTPLLVLLGTAVAVMVEPGRAGVFNPGTHGFSEILYAFSSAANNNGSAFGGLSANTPFYNVALAAAMWFGRFWIIVPILAMAGSLAAKRRLPVTGGTMPTHGPLFVVLLVGSVLMVGALTYIPALALGPVAEQLQAPVVSAASK, encoded by the coding sequence ATGTCCACCGAATTCCTGGGACTACTGGTCCTCTACCTAGCCATCCTGCTGGCGCTCGCGCCCTTCGTGGGGCGTTATATCCGCCGCGCGATGGAAGACGACCGCTACCTCGCCACCGCCTGGGGCCGCCCGCTTGAGCGCGTGCTGTACCGCGTGGCGGGCGTGCGCGCCAATGCCGAGATGGGCTGGAAGCAATATGCCATCGCGGTCATCGCCTTCAACATGCTGGGCGTGGTGGCCGTCTACGTGCTGCAGCGTGTGCAGGTCTGGCTGCCGCTCAACCCGCAAGGCTTTGGCGCCGTTGCGCCGGACTCCGCCTTCAACACCGCCGTCAGTTTCGTCTCCAACACGAACTGGCAGGGCTATGCGGGCGAGTCCACCATGAGCTATCTCACGCAGATGCTGGCGCTCACGGTGCAGAACTTCTTCTCGGCGGCTACCGGCATCGCAGTGGTGTTCGCGCTGATCCGCGGCTTTGCGCGCCAGAGCGCGGCCACCATCGGCAACTTCTGGGTCGACATGACGCGCTGCACGCTTTACGTGCTGGTGCCGATTGCCGCCGCGATCGCGCTGGCGCTGGTCAGCCAGGGCGTGATCCAGAATTTCGACAGCTACAAGGAAGTCAGCCTGGTCACGCCGGTCGAATACAGCCAGCCCAAGGTGGACGCAGCCGGCCAGCCCGTGCTCGACGCCAAGGGCGCGCCGGTGATGGAGGCCATGAAGACCGACAAGCAGACACTGGCAATGGGCCCGGTGGCTTCGCAGGAAGCCATCAAGATGCTCGGCACCAACGGCGGCGGCTTCTTCAACGCTAATTCGGCCCATCCCTACGAGAACCCGACGGAGCTCGCCAACCTGATCCAGATGCTGGCCATCTTCCTGATTCCGGCGGCCTTGTGCTTCACCTTCGGCGAGATGGTCAAGGACCGCCGCCAGGGCGTGGCGATCCTGGCCTCGATGGCGGTGATCTTTATCGTCATGGCGTGCGTGGCGGCGCTCTCCGAGCAGCAGGCCAACGCCGCGCTGGCGGGATTGCCGATCGACCACGCGGCCAGCGCGCTGCAGGCGGGCGGCAACATGGAAGGCAAGGAAACGCGCTTTGGCATCGCCGCCACCGCGCTGTTCGCCACCATCACCACGGCGGCGTCGTGCGGCGCGGTCAACGCCATGCACGACTCCTTCACCGCCATCGGCGGGCTGGTGCCGATGCTGCTGATGCAGCTTGGCGAAGTGGTGTTCGGCGGCGTGGGCTCGGGCCTGTACGGCATGCTGGTGTATGCGGTGCTCGCCGTGTTCATCGCGGGCCTGATGATCGGCCGCACGCCGGAGTACCTGGGCAAGAAGATCGAGACCTATGAGATGAAGATGACCGCGGTGGCGATCCTCGTCACGCCGCTGCTGGTGCTCCTGGGCACGGCGGTGGCGGTGATGGTGGAGCCGGGCCGCGCCGGTGTGTTCAACCCCGGCACGCACGGCTTCTCGGAAATCCTCTATGCGTTCTCGTCGGCTGCCAACAACAACGGCAGCGCCTTCGGCGGCTTGTCTGCCAACACGCCCTTCTACAACGTGGCGCTGGCTGCGGCGATGTGGTTCGGCCGCTTCTGGATCATCGTGCCGATCCTGGCCATGGCGGGCTCGCTGGCGGCCAAGCGCAGGCTGCCGGTGACGGGCGGCACCATGCCCACGCACGGCCCGCTGTTCGTGGTGCTGCTGGTCGGATCGGTGCTGATGGTGGGCGCGCTCACCTATATCCCGGCGCTGGCGCTGGGCCCGGTGGCGGAGCAGCTGCAGGCGCCGGTGGTCTCGGCGGCTAGCAAGTAA
- the kdpB gene encoding potassium-transporting ATPase subunit KdpB, which yields MQQESMVTRSKNAGAAPANTTPATSVVTPALAAQKSGGHHRPRGGMFAPELVKPALLDSVKKLSPRDQLRNPVMFVVYAGSILTTILFFRALFSPATAGGESAGFILAVSVWLWFTVLFANFAEALAEGRSKQQAEALRGLKTTVTAKLVKEGRRDYRAAGATEARGAAALRRGDVVLVEAGDMVPGDGDVIEGVASVDESAITGESAPVIRESGGDFSSVTGGTRVLSDWIVVRITTNPGESFIDRMITMVEGAKRQKTPNELALTILLVGLTIVLLLATATLQPFSVYSVLVAKAGMPVTITVLIALLVCLIPTTIGGLLSAIGVAGMSRMMEANVIATSGRAVEAAGDVDVLLLDKTGTITHGNRQASRFIAAPGVSAQQLAEAAWLSSLADETPEGRSIVTLARQQAGAATPDISALRPIFVPFTAQTRMSGVDAGGRSVRKGAADAVRKYVTERAGKFPEAVMQAVDDVARAGSTPLVVAESSTDGEHVRVLGVVELKDIVKAGIRERFGELRKMGIKTVMITGDNRLTAASIAAEAGVDDFLAEATPEAKLKLIRDYQAEGRLVAMTGDGTNDAPALAQADVAVAMNSGTQAAKEAGNMVDLDSNPTKLIEIVEIGKQMLMTRGSLTTFSVANDVAKYFAIIPAAFATTYPQLNQLNVMGLSTPASAILSAVIFNALIIVVLIPLALRGVVYRPLGAAILLRRNLLVYGLGGILVPFVGIKVIDMILTLFGWV from the coding sequence ATGCAACAAGAATCCATGGTGACGCGCAGCAAGAACGCCGGCGCGGCACCGGCAAACACTACCCCGGCCACCAGCGTGGTCACGCCGGCCCTGGCCGCGCAAAAGAGCGGCGGCCATCATCGCCCGCGCGGCGGCATGTTCGCGCCCGAGCTCGTCAAGCCGGCCCTGCTCGATTCGGTGAAGAAGCTCTCGCCGCGCGATCAGTTGCGCAACCCGGTGATGTTCGTGGTTTATGCGGGCAGCATCCTGACCACGATCCTGTTCTTCCGCGCGCTGTTCTCGCCCGCCACGGCGGGCGGCGAGAGCGCCGGGTTTATCCTGGCCGTGTCGGTGTGGCTGTGGTTCACCGTGCTGTTCGCCAACTTTGCCGAAGCGCTGGCCGAGGGCCGCAGCAAGCAGCAAGCCGAAGCGCTGCGCGGGCTCAAGACCACCGTCACCGCCAAGCTGGTCAAGGAGGGCCGGCGCGACTACCGCGCCGCCGGCGCCACCGAGGCGCGCGGCGCTGCCGCGCTGCGCCGTGGCGACGTGGTGCTGGTCGAGGCGGGCGACATGGTGCCCGGCGACGGGGACGTGATCGAAGGCGTGGCCTCGGTCGACGAGAGCGCCATTACCGGCGAATCGGCTCCCGTGATCCGCGAGTCCGGCGGCGACTTTTCTTCGGTCACCGGCGGCACGCGCGTGCTGTCCGACTGGATCGTGGTGCGCATCACCACCAATCCGGGCGAGAGCTTCATCGACCGCATGATCACCATGGTGGAAGGCGCCAAGCGGCAGAAGACGCCGAACGAACTGGCGCTGACCATCCTGCTGGTGGGCCTGACCATCGTGCTGCTGCTGGCCACCGCCACGCTGCAGCCGTTCTCGGTGTACAGCGTGCTGGTCGCCAAGGCCGGCATGCCCGTCACCATCACCGTGCTGATCGCGCTGCTGGTGTGCCTGATCCCGACCACCATCGGCGGCCTGCTGTCGGCCATCGGCGTGGCCGGCATGAGCCGCATGATGGAAGCCAACGTGATCGCCACCTCGGGCCGCGCGGTGGAAGCCGCCGGCGACGTGGACGTGCTGCTGCTCGACAAGACCGGCACCATCACGCACGGCAACCGCCAGGCTTCGCGCTTTATCGCCGCGCCCGGCGTGTCGGCGCAGCAACTGGCCGAAGCCGCCTGGCTGTCATCGCTGGCCGATGAGACGCCGGAAGGCCGCAGCATCGTCACGCTGGCGCGCCAGCAGGCCGGCGCCGCCACGCCCGATATCAGCGCGCTGCGCCCGATCTTCGTGCCGTTCACCGCGCAGACCCGCATGAGCGGCGTGGATGCCGGCGGGCGCAGCGTGCGCAAGGGCGCCGCCGATGCCGTGCGCAAGTACGTGACCGAGCGCGCCGGCAAGTTCCCCGAGGCCGTGATGCAGGCGGTGGACGACGTGGCCCGCGCCGGCAGCACGCCGCTGGTGGTGGCGGAGTCCAGCACCGATGGCGAGCATGTACGCGTGCTCGGCGTGGTGGAGCTCAAGGACATCGTCAAGGCTGGCATTCGCGAGCGTTTCGGCGAGCTGCGCAAGATGGGCATCAAGACGGTGATGATCACCGGTGACAACCGCCTCACCGCCGCGTCGATCGCAGCGGAGGCCGGCGTCGATGACTTCCTTGCCGAAGCCACGCCCGAAGCCAAGCTCAAGCTGATCCGCGACTACCAGGCCGAAGGCCGCCTGGTGGCGATGACCGGCGACGGCACCAACGACGCACCGGCGCTGGCGCAGGCCGACGTGGCGGTGGCGATGAACAGCGGCACGCAGGCGGCAAAAGAAGCCGGCAACATGGTCGACCTCGACAGCAATCCGACCAAGCTGATCGAGATCGTCGAGATCGGCAAGCAGATGCTGATGACGCGCGGCTCGCTCACCACCTTCAGCGTGGCCAATGATGTGGCGAAGTACTTCGCCATCATCCCGGCAGCGTTCGCCACCACGTATCCGCAGCTCAACCAGCTCAACGTGATGGGCTTGTCCACGCCGGCCTCGGCCATCTTGTCGGCGGTGATCTTCAACGCGCTGATCATCGTGGTGCTGATCCCGCTGGCGCTGCGCGGCGTGGTGTACCGGCCGCTCGGCGCGGCCATCTTGCTGCGGCGCAACCTGCTGGTGTACGGCCTCGGCGGCATCCTGGTGCCCTTTGTCGGCATCAAGGTGATCGACATGATCCTGACCCTGTTCGGCTGGGTCTGA
- the kdpC gene encoding potassium-transporting ATPase subunit KdpC, with protein sequence MNTQVQPAQPATPIQGGLLRPMLTIFVVLSAVTGLLYPGVITGISRVVFPHEAAGSLIVKDGRAIGSELIGQPFSDPKYFWGRLSATAPMPYNAAASGGSNLGPSNPALTDAARARIDALREADPGNKAPVPVDLVTASGSGLDPQISPAAAQYQAVRVARLRGLPLERVEALVAANTEKPLLAVMGDPVVNVLQLNLALDAEKR encoded by the coding sequence ATGAATACGCAAGTCCAACCCGCCCAGCCCGCCACGCCCATCCAGGGTGGCCTGCTGCGCCCCATGCTGACGATCTTCGTCGTGCTGTCGGCCGTTACCGGCCTGCTGTACCCCGGCGTGATCACCGGCATCTCGCGCGTCGTGTTCCCGCATGAAGCGGCCGGCTCGCTGATCGTCAAGGACGGCCGCGCCATCGGCTCGGAACTGATCGGCCAGCCGTTCTCGGATCCGAAGTACTTCTGGGGCCGCTTGTCGGCCACCGCGCCCATGCCTTACAACGCCGCGGCTTCCGGCGGCTCCAACCTTGGCCCGAGCAACCCGGCCCTGACCGATGCCGCGCGCGCCCGTATCGACGCGCTGCGCGAGGCGGACCCCGGCAACAAGGCGCCCGTGCCGGTGGATCTGGTCACGGCTTCGGGCAGTGGCCTCGATCCGCAGATCAGCCCGGCCGCGGCGCAGTACCAGGCGGTGCGCGTGGCCCGCTTGCGCGGCCTGCCGCTGGAGCGCGTAGAGGCGCTGGTTGCGGCCAACACGGAAAAGCCGCTGCTTGCGGTGATGGGGGATCCGGTGGTGAATGTGCTCCAGTTGAACCTGGCGCTGGATGCCGAGAAGCGGTAA
- a CDS encoding sensor histidine kinase — protein MPDTAQRDAPGRPDPDALLQRMQQEGERAARGKLRVYFGASAGVGKTFAMLTAARALREQGSDVVIGVVETHGRAETEALVAGLERLPMKAMPHHKLDDRVLQEFDLDGALARRPALILVDELAHSNASGSRHPKRWQDIEELLSAGIDVWTTVNVQHLDSLNEAVGGITGIRVWETVPDTVFDDADEVILVDLPADELLRRLRDGKVYLPEQARTAATNFFRKGNLIALRELALRRTADRVDDDVRAYRHAESIRPVWRTREAVLACIGTGDDAAQVVKSARRLAGQLDCDWHVVTVATPRLAPLAGHERANIEEAMRLAEELGARTETLAGSDIVQAVAGYVRRHNLTKVVVGRAPGNWRRSGGSLLARGRALLALGLSPFLGTRAWLFGRHSFADSLALGCPEIDVIRVAADAMGADTRGRAQPAGGRADVREDPARNDDSSVVAHRIDYLWAVAWCGGASLLSALTRPWFDLVNIAMLFLAAVVGVALRHGRGPAALASVLSVAAFDFFFVPPRMSFAVSDVQYLVTFAVLLTVGLVIGQLTAGLREQAQVSVERETDARTLYELARELSAALMPEQIIDISSRFLQAALGARSAFFLVSPKGRLMPPVIDPTQRGNDAIDPVLAQWVFDHGQPAGTGTHTLPGSTVLYLPLKAPMQTRGVLAVEPQEWRAFARPERRRQIDVFATLIAIAIERLHYVEVAQQALVSMESERLRSSLLAAVSHDLRTPLTSLIGMAETMQRTEPPLPAPLSETVAAMREQALRMRTMVVNLLDMARLQSRDVRMQKEWQSLEELVGAALAGMRDALSRHHVSVADLSALPLVECDAVLMERVLCNLLENAAKYTPPGTGIRISGEVVEAEVRLAVEDDGPGVPRGQELSIFQKFTRGERESATAGVGLGLAVCEAIVQVHGGRIWVESVNADHTGARFVVALPRGNPPAIEAEPPEALESAQLATHGNGAGLVAHDAAHKESN, from the coding sequence ATGCCTGACACCGCCCAGCGCGACGCCCCCGGCCGGCCCGATCCCGATGCCTTGCTGCAACGCATGCAGCAGGAGGGCGAGCGCGCCGCGCGCGGCAAGCTGCGGGTGTATTTCGGCGCCTCCGCGGGCGTGGGCAAGACCTTTGCCATGCTGACCGCGGCGCGAGCGCTGCGCGAGCAGGGCAGCGATGTCGTGATCGGCGTGGTGGAGACCCATGGCCGCGCGGAGACCGAGGCGTTGGTCGCGGGGCTGGAGCGGCTGCCAATGAAGGCCATGCCGCATCACAAGCTCGACGACCGCGTGCTGCAGGAGTTCGACCTGGACGGCGCGCTGGCCCGGCGCCCGGCGCTGATCCTGGTCGACGAGCTGGCGCACTCCAACGCGTCCGGCAGCCGCCACCCCAAGCGTTGGCAGGACATCGAGGAGCTGCTCTCGGCCGGCATCGATGTATGGACCACCGTCAACGTGCAGCACCTGGACAGCCTTAACGAGGCGGTGGGCGGCATCACCGGCATCCGTGTGTGGGAGACGGTACCCGACACGGTCTTCGATGACGCCGACGAAGTCATCCTGGTGGACCTGCCCGCCGACGAATTGCTGCGGCGGCTGCGCGACGGCAAGGTCTACCTGCCGGAGCAGGCGCGCACCGCGGCCACCAATTTTTTCCGCAAGGGCAACCTGATCGCGTTGCGCGAGCTCGCGCTGCGCCGCACCGCCGACCGCGTCGACGACGACGTGCGCGCATACCGCCATGCCGAATCCATCCGTCCGGTGTGGCGCACGCGCGAGGCAGTGCTCGCGTGCATCGGCACCGGCGACGATGCCGCGCAGGTGGTCAAGAGCGCGCGCCGGCTGGCCGGGCAGCTCGATTGCGACTGGCATGTGGTCACGGTGGCCACGCCGCGCCTGGCGCCGCTCGCCGGGCACGAGCGCGCGAATATCGAGGAGGCGATGCGGCTGGCCGAAGAGCTGGGCGCGCGCACCGAGACGCTGGCCGGCAGCGATATCGTGCAGGCGGTGGCGGGTTATGTGCGGCGCCACAACCTCACCAAGGTTGTTGTCGGGCGGGCCCCCGGCAACTGGCGCCGCAGCGGCGGCAGCCTCCTGGCACGCGGCCGGGCGCTGCTGGCGCTCGGCTTGTCGCCGTTCCTGGGCACGCGTGCCTGGCTGTTCGGGCGCCATAGCTTTGCCGATTCGCTGGCGCTCGGTTGCCCGGAGATCGACGTGATCCGCGTGGCCGCCGACGCCATGGGCGCCGATACGCGCGGCCGCGCTCAGCCGGCGGGCGGGCGCGCCGACGTGCGCGAGGATCCGGCGCGCAACGACGACAGCAGCGTGGTGGCGCACCGCATCGACTACCTGTGGGCGGTTGCATGGTGCGGGGGCGCCAGCTTGTTGTCGGCGCTGACGCGGCCATGGTTCGACCTGGTCAATATCGCGATGTTGTTCCTCGCGGCCGTGGTCGGCGTGGCGCTGCGCCACGGCCGCGGCCCCGCCGCGCTGGCTTCGGTGCTGTCGGTGGCGGCCTTCGACTTTTTCTTCGTGCCGCCGCGCATGTCCTTCGCGGTGAGCGACGTGCAGTACCTCGTGACGTTCGCGGTGTTGCTGACGGTGGGCCTGGTGATCGGCCAGCTTACCGCCGGGCTGCGCGAGCAGGCCCAGGTGTCGGTGGAGCGCGAGACCGATGCGCGCACCCTGTACGAGCTGGCGCGCGAGTTGTCCGCTGCCTTGATGCCAGAGCAGATCATCGACATCAGCAGCCGCTTCCTGCAAGCCGCGCTTGGTGCGCGCTCGGCGTTCTTCCTCGTCTCGCCCAAGGGGCGGCTGATGCCGCCGGTGATCGATCCCACGCAGCGAGGCAATGACGCGATCGATCCCGTGCTGGCGCAATGGGTGTTTGATCACGGCCAGCCCGCCGGCACCGGCACGCATACGCTGCCGGGCAGCACCGTGCTCTACCTGCCGCTCAAGGCGCCGATGCAGACGCGCGGTGTGCTGGCGGTGGAGCCGCAGGAGTGGCGTGCCTTTGCGCGGCCCGAGCGGCGCCGCCAGATCGACGTGTTCGCCACGCTGATCGCGATCGCCATCGAGCGGCTGCATTACGTGGAGGTCGCGCAGCAGGCGCTGGTGTCGATGGAGTCGGAGCGGCTGCGCAGCTCGCTGCTGGCCGCCGTCTCGCATGATCTGCGCACGCCGCTGACCAGCCTGATCGGCATGGCCGAGACCATGCAGCGCACCGAGCCGCCGCTGCCTGCGCCGCTGTCGGAAACCGTCGCCGCCATGCGCGAGCAAGCGTTGCGCATGCGCACCATGGTGGTCAATCTGCTCGACATGGCGCGGCTGCAAAGCCGCGACGTGCGCATGCAAAAGGAGTGGCAGTCGCTCGAAGAGCTGGTCGGCGCGGCGCTTGCCGGCATGCGTGATGCGTTGTCGCGGCACCATGTGTCGGTCGCGGATCTGTCGGCGCTGCCGCTGGTGGAGTGCGATGCGGTGCTGATGGAGCGGGTGCTGTGCAACCTGCTGGAGAACGCTGCCAAGTACACGCCGCCGGGCACCGGCATCCGCATCTCCGGCGAAGTGGTCGAAGCGGAGGTGCGGCTCGCGGTGGAGGATGACGGCCCCGGCGTGCCGCGCGGGCAAGAACTCTCGATCTTCCAGAAATTCACGCGCGGCGAGCGCGAATCCGCGACCGCGGGCGTTGGCCTCGGCCTGGCCGTGTGCGAGGCCATCGTGCAGGTGCACGGCGGGCGCATCTGGGTGGAGAGCGTGAACGCGGACCACACCGGCGCGCGCTTTGTCGTGGCGCTGCCGCGCGGCAATCCGCCTGCGATCGAGGCCGAGCCGCCCGAGGCACTTGAATCGGCGCAGCTTGCCACGCACGGCAACGGCGCCGGGCTGGTTGCGCACGATGCAGCACACAAGGAGTCCAACTAA
- the kdpE gene encoding two-component system response regulator KdpE: MAFEFSPTVLLVEDEPHIRRFVREALQAEGCAVHEAETLKRGLIDAGTRQPDVVILDLGLPDGDGMTLIREMRTWTEVPVLVLSARSGEDDKIAALDAGADDYLTKPFGVGELIARVRVLLRRHAKTNPQGTPQVGFGEVQIDLANRVVTRAGQDVHLTPIEYRLLAVLIAHRGKVMTHRELLREVWGPAHSESSHYLRVYMGHLRHKLEADPAQPAHLMTEVGVGYRFVG, encoded by the coding sequence ATGGCATTTGAATTTTCGCCAACTGTCTTGCTGGTCGAAGACGAGCCGCATATCCGGCGCTTCGTGCGCGAGGCGCTGCAGGCAGAAGGCTGCGCCGTGCATGAGGCCGAGACGCTCAAGCGCGGCCTGATCGATGCCGGCACGCGCCAGCCCGACGTGGTGATCCTCGACCTGGGCCTGCCCGATGGCGACGGCATGACGCTGATCCGCGAGATGCGTACCTGGACCGAAGTGCCGGTGCTGGTGCTGTCGGCGCGCTCTGGCGAGGACGACAAGATCGCCGCGCTGGACGCTGGCGCGGACGACTACCTGACCAAGCCCTTCGGCGTGGGCGAGCTGATCGCGCGCGTGCGTGTGCTGCTGCGCCGCCACGCCAAGACCAATCCGCAAGGCACGCCGCAGGTCGGCTTTGGCGAGGTGCAGATCGACCTGGCCAACCGCGTGGTCACCCGCGCCGGGCAGGATGTGCACCTGACGCCGATCGAGTATCGCCTGCTCGCCGTGCTGATCGCGCATCGCGGCAAGGTCATGACGCATCGCGAACTGCTGCGTGAAGTCTGGGGGCCGGCGCACTCGGAGAGCAGCCACTACCTGCGGGTGTACATGGGGCACCTGCGCCACAAGCTGGAAGCCGATCCCGCGCAACCCGCGCACCTGATGACGGAGGTGGGGGTGGGATATCGGTTCGTTGGGTGA
- a CDS encoding isoprenylcysteine carboxylmethyltransferase family protein, which translates to MTTPQDKALRPRSATHGAVAAVGLAAFLLAVTIVRTDRPFGENMVHSALFIVGVTAAAIFLLDLIWRKVHLRASTGLDFSRDNPSWHRSLTKFAGLLGSMGFVGLLYWLFPEYHADFYARYFSMLAIVLPAWVSLALPYFFFVDRKMARPLDGYWHMGKLVTLQWDKMDGKVVGQQLLAWLIKGFFLPLMFTYMCNDLARFIAADFALLTSFKAWFDLLYGFLYFIDVGLVVMGYLMALRITDTHVRSAEPSMLGWAVALICYEPFWSLIGRQYLHYETGLQWGAWLWNTPLLYGIWGSAILALTAIYVWATVIFGARFSNLTHRGIITNGPYRWTKHPAYVAKNLSWWMISIPFMAQGSADETLRHCLLLLALNGIYAMRAMTEERHLSQDPDYVAYARWIDHHGMFRFLRHLPVLGNLRYRPPAPLEPAA; encoded by the coding sequence GTGACGACACCGCAAGACAAAGCGCTACGGCCCCGCTCAGCCACCCACGGCGCCGTCGCCGCCGTTGGCCTGGCCGCCTTCCTGCTTGCCGTCACCATCGTGCGCACCGACCGGCCCTTCGGCGAGAACATGGTCCATTCAGCCTTGTTCATCGTCGGGGTGACGGCGGCGGCCATCTTCCTGCTCGACCTGATCTGGCGCAAGGTGCACTTGCGCGCCTCCACCGGCCTGGATTTTTCCCGGGACAATCCGTCGTGGCACCGCAGCCTGACCAAATTTGCGGGCCTGCTTGGCAGCATGGGCTTTGTCGGCCTGCTGTACTGGCTGTTCCCCGAATATCATGCGGACTTCTACGCGCGCTATTTCTCCATGCTGGCAATCGTGCTGCCGGCCTGGGTCTCACTGGCGCTGCCCTATTTCTTCTTCGTCGACCGCAAGATGGCCCGGCCCCTGGATGGCTACTGGCACATGGGCAAGCTGGTCACGCTGCAGTGGGACAAGATGGATGGCAAGGTGGTGGGGCAGCAGCTGCTAGCGTGGTTGATCAAGGGCTTCTTCCTGCCCCTGATGTTCACCTATATGTGCAATGACCTGGCGCGCTTCATCGCCGCCGACTTTGCGCTGCTGACGAGCTTCAAGGCCTGGTTCGACCTGCTCTACGGCTTCCTGTATTTCATCGATGTCGGCCTGGTGGTGATGGGCTACCTGATGGCGCTGCGCATCACCGACACGCACGTGCGCTCGGCTGAGCCGTCCATGCTGGGCTGGGCAGTGGCGCTGATATGCTACGAGCCGTTCTGGTCGCTGATCGGGCGGCAGTACCTGCATTACGAGACCGGCCTTCAGTGGGGCGCATGGCTTTGGAACACACCGCTGCTCTATGGCATCTGGGGCAGCGCGATCCTGGCGCTGACGGCGATCTACGTCTGGGCAACGGTGATCTTCGGCGCGCGGTTCTCGAACCTGACCCACCGGGGCATCATCACCAACGGGCCTTACCGGTGGACCAAGCATCCCGCCTATGTGGCCAAGAACCTGTCCTGGTGGATGATCTCCATCCCCTTCATGGCCCAGGGCTCGGCGGATGAAACACTACGCCACTGCCTGCTGCTGCTGGCCTTGAATGGCATCTATGCAATGCGGGCCATGACGGAAGAGCGGCACCTGTCCCAGGATCCGGACTATGTGGCTTACGCCAGATGGATCGACCACCACGGCATGTTCCGTTTCCTGCGGCATCTGCCCGTGCTGGGCAACCTGCGCTACAGGCCACCGGCGCCACTTGAGCCGGCCGCCTGA